From Candidatus Sericytochromatia bacterium, a single genomic window includes:
- the thrS gene encoding threonine--tRNA ligase, translating to MTTLESATIHVSLPDASQRALPAGATVASLAESISRGLAKRAVAARINGNLADLSRPLQEGDSVQILTSDDPDTLEVLRHSTAHLMAMAVQKLFPEAKITIGPVTADGFFYDFDVPTPFTPEDLVRIEGQMRKLAEAKLEVTRTEIAEAERGATVARFEAEGEPYKAEILTDILSKDPNAAITLYGHGEWSDLCRGPHLPNTALIRHFKLLTAAGAYWRGDEKNKMLQRIYGTVYWTEADLKAHMTRLEEAARRDHRKLGKELELFMFHEVAPAMPFFLPKGTFVYNQLLQFIRELYDRHGYAEVITPLAYDPSLFRTSGHLGNYNENMYRLWTEDEAGCCEAGKLHEGLQADSFVLKPMNCPSHCVIFGSKRRSYRELPWRVADFARLHRYERGGVVHGLARVRSFSQDDAHIFCTEAQVAGEIERFIAFLYEVYAVLDFSKIDIKLSTRPDNRIGDDAQWDRAEAALEQGLRNAGLPFEILPGEGAFYGPKIEFHIQDAIGRSWQLGTIQYDPNLPERFDLSYIGEDGQSHRPIMLHRAILGSLERFFAVYLEHCAGAFPLWLAPTQAVVIPISEEFRAYATEVTDMLRAADLRVELDVRNESLNYRIRDAQVHKVPYMLIIGKQEVENRSVAVRSRVGGRNRVLPLDEVVGGMVLERDSKEKQARLVPSETPAD from the coding sequence ATGACCACTCTGGAATCCGCCACCATTCACGTGTCCCTCCCGGACGCGTCCCAGCGTGCCCTGCCTGCAGGCGCAACCGTCGCCTCGCTGGCCGAATCGATCAGCCGCGGCCTGGCCAAGCGAGCGGTCGCGGCGCGCATCAACGGCAACCTGGCAGACCTCAGCCGCCCCCTCCAAGAAGGAGATTCGGTTCAGATCCTGACGTCGGATGACCCGGACACGCTGGAAGTGCTGCGCCACAGCACAGCCCATCTGATGGCCATGGCCGTGCAAAAACTGTTCCCGGAAGCGAAGATCACGATCGGCCCGGTCACTGCCGACGGTTTCTTCTATGACTTTGACGTCCCGACCCCCTTCACCCCGGAAGACCTCGTCCGCATCGAAGGACAAATGCGCAAGCTGGCTGAGGCCAAGCTAGAGGTCACGCGCACGGAAATTGCGGAAGCCGAACGCGGGGCCACCGTCGCGCGATTTGAGGCTGAGGGCGAGCCGTACAAAGCTGAGATTCTCACCGACATCTTGAGCAAGGACCCCAACGCGGCCATCACCCTGTACGGACATGGGGAATGGAGCGATCTGTGTCGTGGCCCCCACCTCCCCAACACCGCTTTGATCCGTCATTTCAAATTGCTGACCGCGGCGGGCGCCTACTGGCGGGGGGATGAGAAGAACAAGATGCTGCAACGCATCTACGGCACGGTCTACTGGACCGAGGCCGATCTGAAGGCGCACATGACACGCCTGGAGGAAGCAGCCAGACGGGACCATCGCAAACTGGGGAAGGAACTGGAGTTGTTCATGTTCCATGAAGTGGCCCCTGCGATGCCGTTTTTCCTCCCCAAGGGGACCTTCGTCTACAACCAGCTGCTCCAGTTCATCCGCGAGTTGTACGACCGTCACGGCTACGCCGAAGTGATCACGCCACTGGCCTACGACCCCAGTCTGTTTCGCACCAGTGGACACCTGGGCAACTACAACGAGAATATGTACCGCCTGTGGACGGAAGACGAGGCTGGGTGCTGCGAGGCAGGCAAGCTGCACGAGGGTTTGCAGGCCGATTCCTTCGTTCTCAAGCCCATGAATTGTCCCTCCCACTGTGTCATCTTCGGCAGCAAGCGGCGCAGCTACCGCGAACTGCCGTGGCGGGTGGCCGACTTCGCTCGTCTGCATCGCTATGAACGAGGGGGAGTGGTGCACGGCCTCGCCAGAGTCCGCTCGTTTTCTCAGGATGACGCCCACATTTTCTGCACCGAAGCTCAGGTGGCAGGGGAAATCGAGCGCTTCATCGCCTTCTTGTATGAGGTCTACGCCGTACTGGACTTCAGCAAGATCGATATCAAACTCTCCACGCGGCCAGACAACCGCATCGGTGACGATGCGCAGTGGGATCGGGCCGAAGCGGCCCTGGAGCAAGGCCTCCGGAATGCGGGCTTGCCTTTTGAAATTCTCCCTGGCGAGGGGGCCTTCTATGGGCCGAAAATCGAATTCCACATCCAGGACGCGATCGGACGGAGCTGGCAGCTGGGCACGATTCAATACGACCCGAACCTGCCTGAGCGCTTTGATCTCAGTTACATCGGGGAAGATGGTCAATCCCACCGCCCGATCATGCTCCACCGGGCGATTCTTGGCTCCCTGGAACGTTTCTTCGCGGTCTATCTGGAGCACTGTGCTGGAGCGTTTCCGTTGTGGCTCGCTCCCACCCAGGCGGTGGTCATTCCCATCAGCGAGGAGTTCCGCGCCTACGCGACCGAAGTCACGGACATGTTGCGGGCGGCAGATCTTCGTGTCGAATTGGACGTTCGGAACGAGTCCCTGAACTACCGCATTCGCGACGCCCAGGTGCACAAGGTGCCCTATATGCTGATCATCGGCAAGCAGGAAGTTGAAAACCGAAGCGTGGCGGTGCGTAGCCGCGTGGGCGGAAGGAATCGCGTGCTGCCTCTGGATGAGGTGGTGGGTGGGATGGTCCTTGAACGCGACAGCAAAGAAAAGCAAGCGCGCTTGGTACCGAGCGAGACCCCTGCAGACTGA